From Nitratidesulfovibrio vulgaris str. Hildenborough, a single genomic window includes:
- the rfbD gene encoding dTDP-4-dehydrorhamnose reductase, producing the protein MTARPRAVVLGGRTGLLGQSLVLALRNGGWDAVPVGRDDVDVLDAERLADFIDKASPQAVFNTVAWTQVDLAEEHEQEAAQLNRALPASLGRIVRGTGMHLVHLSTDFVFNGRKTTPYSTDDTPDPASVYGATKLAGETALLSIAPDNCCVVRTAWLFGPGRRNFVQTILGLCAAKDDIQVVHDQTGSPTYTVDLAAGCVRLAELRATGLFHVVNAGQASWCELASEAVHLAGLHCKVHAITSKDWPQKAARPAYSVLDTSRFTEVTGIVPRPWPQALRDYIYKDCIPSGN; encoded by the coding sequence ATGACCGCGCGGCCGCGTGCGGTCGTACTGGGGGGACGCACCGGGCTTCTGGGGCAGTCCCTCGTGCTTGCGTTGCGAAACGGCGGCTGGGATGCCGTGCCCGTCGGACGCGACGATGTCGACGTCCTTGACGCAGAACGCCTGGCCGACTTCATCGACAAGGCTTCGCCACAAGCGGTCTTCAACACCGTGGCGTGGACGCAGGTCGACCTTGCAGAAGAGCATGAGCAGGAAGCCGCCCAACTGAACCGGGCGCTGCCCGCCTCTCTTGGACGCATCGTTCGTGGTACCGGCATGCACCTTGTGCATCTGAGCACCGACTTCGTGTTCAACGGACGCAAGACGACGCCCTACTCCACCGACGACACCCCCGACCCGGCTTCAGTCTACGGGGCGACCAAACTGGCTGGCGAAACCGCCCTCCTGTCCATCGCCCCCGACAACTGCTGCGTCGTCCGCACCGCATGGCTGTTCGGTCCCGGCAGACGCAACTTCGTTCAGACCATTCTGGGACTGTGCGCCGCCAAGGACGACATACAGGTGGTGCACGACCAGACGGGGTCGCCGACCTACACGGTGGACCTTGCCGCCGGTTGTGTACGCCTTGCCGAATTGCGGGCAACGGGTCTTTTCCATGTGGTCAACGCAGGGCAGGCAAGCTGGTGCGAACTGGCCTCCGAAGCCGTGCATCTGGCGGGCCTGCACTGCAAGGTGCACGCCATCACTTCCAAGGACTGGCCTCAGAAGGCCGCCCGCCCTGCCTACTCCGTACTCGACACGTCACGTTTCACAGAAGTCACCGGCATCGTCCCCCGCCCATGGCCACAGGCCTTGCGGGACTACATCTACAAGGATTGCATCCCCTCCGGGAACTGA
- the galE gene encoding UDP-glucose 4-epimerase GalE: protein MTVSGCCSNVLVCGGAGYIGSHMVRALVEHGYVPIIFDNLSTGHAESVGDVDLVRGDLLDRQALRRLFAEHSFDAVMHFSAKSLVGESMTDPGIYFVNNVVGTINLLEAMREAGVSRLVFSSSAAVFGNPLTARIAEDHPRQPVNPYGRSKLMIEQALRDYANAYGMRSVSLRYFNAAGADEAGDIGESHKPETHLIPNVLRAALGTGPELKIFGDDYDTPDGTCVRDYIHVADLCDAHLRALSYMQLKPGAHAFNLGNGNGFSVKQVVEAAWRVTGRDVPHSMAPRRPGDPAWLVADSTLAERELGWKPSFTDIDAIIDSAWRWHQKPRY from the coding sequence ATGACCGTAAGCGGCTGTTGCAGCAATGTTCTGGTTTGTGGCGGCGCGGGATATATAGGCTCGCATATGGTGCGGGCTCTTGTCGAGCACGGGTATGTGCCTATCATCTTCGACAACCTGTCAACGGGCCATGCAGAGTCGGTGGGGGATGTCGACCTCGTGCGTGGCGACTTGCTCGACAGGCAGGCCTTGCGGAGGCTGTTCGCAGAGCACTCGTTCGATGCCGTCATGCATTTTTCGGCAAAGAGCCTCGTCGGGGAGTCCATGACCGACCCCGGCATCTACTTCGTCAACAACGTCGTCGGCACCATCAATCTGCTCGAGGCCATGCGTGAGGCTGGCGTCTCCCGTCTGGTGTTCTCGTCTTCTGCGGCGGTCTTCGGCAATCCCCTGACGGCGCGCATCGCCGAAGACCACCCCCGGCAGCCGGTCAACCCCTACGGGCGCAGCAAGCTCATGATCGAACAGGCCCTGCGCGACTACGCCAACGCCTACGGGATGCGGTCTGTGTCGTTGCGATATTTCAATGCGGCAGGGGCCGATGAGGCTGGCGACATCGGCGAGTCGCACAAGCCCGAGACGCACCTCATCCCCAACGTGTTGCGCGCTGCCCTTGGCACCGGGCCTGAACTGAAGATTTTCGGCGATGACTACGATACGCCCGACGGCACATGCGTCCGTGACTACATCCATGTGGCCGACCTGTGCGACGCCCACCTGCGTGCCCTGTCCTACATGCAACTCAAGCCGGGAGCCCATGCCTTCAACCTCGGCAACGGCAATGGCTTCTCGGTCAAGCAGGTCGTGGAGGCCGCCTGGCGCGTGACAGGTCGTGACGTGCCCCATAGCATGGCCCCGCGCCGCCCCGGCGACCCGGCGTGGCTGGTCGCTGACAGCACCCTCGCAGAGCGTGAACTGGGCTGGAAGCCGTCGTTCACGGATATCGACGCCATCATCGATTCCGCGTGGCGCTGGCACCAGAAACCGCGATACTGA
- the rfbB gene encoding dTDP-glucose 4,6-dehydratase: protein MRLLVTGGCGFIGTNFIRHVLAVRPEVSVVNFDKLTYAGNPANLTDIEGEHGGNRYSFEHGDIADAGRVRDILERHAIDAIVNFAAETHVDRSINDSTPFITTNVLGTQVLLQAALDRGIPRFVHISTDEVYGTLGPEGLFREDTPLAPNSPYSASKAGADLMVRAFHETYGLDTVTTRCSNNYGPYQFPEKLIPLMYRKATAGEPLPVYGDGGNVRDWIHVEDHCRGVLLALEKGRPGGVYNFGGASERTNLDVVRLILKLTGRSEELIRFVKDRPGHDRRYAMDFTLAARELGYAPEHSFENGLAATVDWYRANDAWLASVESGAYREFMDRWYGDRR, encoded by the coding sequence ATGCGTCTTCTCGTCACCGGCGGCTGCGGCTTCATCGGCACCAATTTCATCCGGCACGTGCTCGCCGTCCGCCCTGAAGTCTCGGTCGTCAACTTCGACAAGCTCACCTACGCGGGCAACCCCGCCAACCTCACCGACATCGAAGGTGAACACGGCGGCAACCGCTACAGTTTCGAACATGGCGACATCGCCGACGCCGGACGAGTGCGCGACATTCTCGAACGCCATGCCATAGACGCCATCGTCAACTTCGCCGCCGAGACCCATGTCGACCGCTCCATCAACGACTCGACGCCCTTCATCACGACCAACGTGCTGGGTACGCAAGTCCTGCTTCAGGCGGCCCTCGACAGGGGAATACCCCGTTTCGTCCACATATCCACAGACGAAGTCTATGGGACCCTCGGCCCTGAAGGACTGTTCAGGGAAGACACCCCCCTTGCGCCCAACAGCCCCTACTCCGCCTCGAAGGCGGGGGCAGACCTCATGGTGCGCGCCTTTCACGAGACCTACGGCCTCGACACCGTGACCACCCGCTGTTCCAACAACTACGGGCCCTACCAGTTTCCCGAGAAGCTCATTCCGCTCATGTACCGCAAGGCGACAGCGGGCGAACCGCTACCCGTATACGGCGACGGCGGCAATGTCCGCGACTGGATACATGTCGAAGACCATTGCCGGGGTGTTTTGCTGGCGCTGGAGAAGGGACGCCCCGGCGGGGTCTACAACTTCGGGGGTGCCTCCGAAAGGACGAACCTTGACGTCGTGCGCCTGATACTGAAGCTGACCGGGCGCTCCGAGGAACTCATACGCTTCGTGAAGGACAGACCGGGGCACGACAGGCGCTACGCCATGGACTTCACCCTTGCTGCCCGTGAACTTGGCTACGCCCCTGAACACAGCTTCGAAAACGGCCTTGCTGCCACCGTAGACTGGTACCGCGCCAACGATGCGTGGCTTGCCAGTGTGGAATCCGGAGCGTACAGGGAATTCATGGACCGCTGGTATGGAGACAGACGATGA
- a CDS encoding sirohydrochlorin cobaltochelatase, with translation MVPPRWGSLDSLKPQQHLPMTKKGILLAAFGSGNRQGESTLRLFDERVRERFPGVPVRWAFTSVIMRRRLAAARKKTDSVLKALQKMWFEKYTHVAVQSLHIIPGAEYGDLVADVEAMRRDDGFTAATVGAPLLAGSGDMERSAAALLAHLPAGRKPDEAVVFMGHGTRHPAESSYEALAALVRRVDPHVHIGTMGGSRTLDHILPELQQGGVKGVWLMPLLSVVGRHATEDMAGTDPESWKSRLEASGLRCIPVLRGTAEYEGFVDIWLDHLTAAVSALDD, from the coding sequence ATGGTTCCGCCCCGTTGGGGTAGCCTCGATTCACTGAAACCGCAACAGCATCTTCCCATGACCAAAAAGGGTATACTTCTCGCCGCGTTCGGTTCGGGCAACAGGCAGGGCGAATCGACGTTGCGTCTTTTCGACGAGCGCGTACGCGAACGGTTTCCGGGGGTTCCGGTTCGATGGGCCTTCACGTCCGTGATCATGCGCAGGCGTCTCGCAGCAGCCCGCAAGAAGACCGATTCGGTACTCAAGGCCCTGCAGAAGATGTGGTTCGAGAAATACACGCATGTGGCCGTGCAGTCGCTGCACATCATTCCCGGTGCCGAATACGGCGACCTCGTGGCTGATGTGGAGGCCATGCGCAGGGACGATGGCTTCACCGCTGCCACCGTGGGTGCCCCCCTCCTTGCCGGAAGCGGTGACATGGAACGCTCTGCCGCAGCGCTGCTGGCGCATCTGCCTGCCGGACGCAAGCCCGACGAGGCCGTGGTCTTCATGGGGCACGGAACGCGGCATCCTGCCGAATCCAGCTACGAAGCCCTTGCGGCGCTGGTGCGACGTGTCGACCCGCATGTGCACATCGGCACCATGGGCGGTTCACGCACACTCGACCACATCCTTCCCGAGTTGCAGCAGGGCGGGGTGAAAGGGGTATGGCTCATGCCCCTGCTTTCTGTGGTGGGGCGTCATGCCACAGAGGACATGGCAGGCACCGACCCGGAATCGTGGAAGTCGCGGCTTGAGGCGTCAGGGCTTCGCTGTATTCCCGTGCTGCGTGGTACGGCGGAGTACGAGGGGTTCGTCGACATCTGGCTTG
- the lpxB gene encoding lipid-A-disaccharide synthase, producing the protein MPPSIWINTGELSGDMHGAALLEALRALAPDLSCTGMGGPYLRAAGQQAMLRVEDLSVMGITEVIAYLPRIFSMLRDIRAELARTRPDAVVLIDAPEFNFRVAKAATDLGIPVYYYISPKIWAWRTGRVQFIKRHVRRMLSILPFEVDFYRRHGMEVDYVGNPLVDMVDWPALAAIAPVAGRIGLMPGSRRKEVESLMPAFGDAARLMLEHRPGLEFHCMRAPSTTEAALRALWPQDIPLHIVAPEDRYHAVRSCQMLIAASGTATLETALIGTPTLVTYKVSPFSYWLGRKLVKVRFAALPNLVLDREVFPELLQEKATGPVIAQHAAAWLDAPEALAAVRSELDVLRTMLGEPGAAGRAARIIIDDLTGRKQQD; encoded by the coding sequence ATGCCCCCTTCCATCTGGATCAATACCGGTGAACTTTCGGGCGACATGCACGGGGCCGCCCTGCTTGAGGCCTTGCGCGCCCTCGCCCCGGACCTCTCGTGTACCGGCATGGGTGGCCCCTATCTGCGGGCGGCGGGACAACAGGCCATGCTGCGCGTGGAAGACCTCTCGGTGATGGGCATCACCGAGGTCATCGCCTACCTGCCGCGCATCTTCTCCATGCTGCGCGACATACGCGCCGAACTCGCCCGTACCCGCCCTGACGCCGTCGTGCTCATCGATGCCCCGGAATTCAACTTCCGTGTGGCGAAGGCGGCGACCGACCTCGGCATTCCCGTCTACTACTATATCAGCCCCAAGATATGGGCGTGGCGCACCGGAAGGGTGCAGTTCATCAAACGTCATGTGCGGCGCATGCTCTCCATCCTGCCCTTCGAGGTGGATTTCTACCGCCGCCACGGCATGGAGGTCGACTATGTGGGAAACCCGCTGGTCGACATGGTGGATTGGCCCGCACTTGCCGCCATCGCACCCGTCGCGGGGCGCATCGGCCTCATGCCAGGCAGCCGTCGCAAGGAAGTGGAGTCGCTGATGCCTGCATTCGGCGACGCGGCGCGGCTCATGCTCGAACACCGTCCCGGTCTCGAATTCCACTGCATGCGCGCCCCCTCCACCACGGAAGCGGCCCTGCGCGCCCTATGGCCACAGGACATCCCCCTGCACATCGTGGCCCCCGAAGACCGCTACCACGCCGTGCGCTCGTGCCAGATGCTCATCGCAGCATCCGGCACCGCCACCCTTGAGACGGCACTCATCGGCACCCCCACCCTCGTCACCTACAAGGTCTCGCCCTTCAGCTACTGGCTTGGCCGCAAACTGGTAAAAGTGCGCTTCGCCGCCTTGCCCAATCTCGTTCTCGACCGCGAGGTCTTCCCTGAACTCCTTCAGGAGAAGGCCACCGGCCCTGTCATCGCACAGCACGCCGCAGCATGGCTCGATGCCCCCGAGGCCCTTGCCGCAGTGCGCTCCGAACTTGACGTCCTGCGCACCATGCTGGGTGAACCCGGTGCAGCGGGGCGGGCTGCACGCATCATCATCGACGACCTGACGGGCCGAAAGCAGCAGGATTGA